A genome region from Ralstonia solanacearum K60 includes the following:
- the recJ gene encoding single-stranded-DNA-specific exonuclease RecJ, with translation MTRIAIRPHSAETASLLAGHGIHPVLARILAARGVARPSELSTELTDLLPPAQLKGIDDAARYLADAIAAGKRLLIVADYDCDGATACAVGVRGLRMLGAQVGYIVPNRFEYGYGLSPEIVALAAREQPDVLVTVDNGIADVAGVAAANALGIDVVVTDHHMPGAQLPEARVIVNPNQPGCGFPSKHLAGVGVMFYVLLALRAELRSRGAFTQQNQPRLDALLDLVALGTVADVVRLDANNRLLVAQGLKRMRAGRMCAGVAALFRVSGREARRASTFDLGFGLGPRLNAAGRLADMSLGIECLLTDDFDRAMAIAAELDGMNRERREIEAGMQQEAMAILSSALASMDGAGRHTVAVYNETWHQGVIGIVASRLKDKFHRPVITFAPGDDGVIKGSGRSIPGFHLRDALDAVHKRCPGLIVKFGGHAMAAGLSLRADGFDRFVETFEAVGREWLNEALLSRVLETDGEAEPECFTPQFVELLETHVWGQGFPAPSFCGEFDVLSQAVLKDKHLKLQLGRGKQRFEAIWFNHAEPLGASAYVAYRLDNNTFNGITRVQMVIEHAQ, from the coding sequence ATGACCCGCATCGCCATCCGTCCGCATTCCGCCGAGACCGCCAGCCTGCTGGCCGGCCACGGCATCCATCCCGTCCTGGCCCGCATCCTGGCCGCGCGCGGCGTCGCCCGCCCCAGCGAGCTGTCGACCGAGCTGACCGACCTGCTGCCGCCCGCGCAGCTCAAGGGCATCGACGACGCGGCGCGCTACCTGGCCGACGCCATCGCCGCCGGCAAGCGCCTGCTGATCGTCGCCGACTACGACTGCGACGGCGCCACCGCCTGCGCGGTCGGCGTGCGCGGGCTGCGCATGCTGGGCGCGCAGGTCGGCTACATCGTGCCCAACCGCTTCGAATACGGCTACGGCCTGTCGCCCGAGATCGTGGCCCTGGCCGCGCGCGAGCAGCCCGATGTGCTCGTCACCGTCGATAACGGCATCGCCGACGTGGCGGGCGTGGCGGCGGCCAACGCACTGGGCATCGACGTCGTCGTCACCGATCACCACATGCCGGGCGCGCAACTGCCCGAGGCGCGCGTGATCGTCAACCCGAACCAGCCGGGCTGCGGCTTCCCGAGCAAGCACCTGGCGGGCGTGGGCGTGATGTTCTACGTCTTGCTGGCACTGCGGGCCGAGCTGCGCAGCCGCGGCGCCTTCACGCAACAGAACCAGCCGCGCCTCGATGCACTGCTCGATCTGGTGGCGCTCGGCACCGTGGCCGACGTGGTCCGGCTCGATGCCAACAACCGGCTGCTGGTGGCGCAGGGCCTCAAGCGCATGCGCGCGGGCCGGATGTGCGCCGGCGTCGCGGCGCTGTTCCGCGTGTCCGGGCGCGAAGCGCGGCGCGCCTCCACCTTCGACCTCGGCTTTGGCCTGGGCCCGCGCCTGAACGCCGCCGGCCGCCTGGCCGACATGTCGCTCGGCATCGAATGCCTGCTGACCGACGATTTCGACCGCGCCATGGCCATCGCCGCCGAACTCGACGGCATGAACCGCGAGCGCCGCGAGATCGAAGCCGGCATGCAGCAGGAGGCCATGGCGATCCTGTCCTCCGCGCTGGCCAGCATGGACGGCGCCGGCCGCCACACCGTCGCGGTCTACAACGAAACATGGCACCAGGGCGTGATCGGCATCGTCGCCTCGCGCCTCAAGGACAAGTTCCACCGGCCGGTGATCACCTTCGCGCCGGGCGACGACGGCGTCATCAAGGGCTCGGGCCGCTCCATCCCCGGCTTCCACCTGCGCGACGCGCTGGACGCCGTGCACAAGCGCTGCCCCGGGCTGATCGTCAAGTTCGGCGGCCACGCGATGGCGGCCGGGCTGTCGCTGCGCGCGGACGGTTTCGACCGGTTCGTCGAGACCTTCGAGGCGGTCGGCCGCGAATGGCTGAACGAGGCCCTGCTCTCGCGCGTGCTCGAAACCGACGGCGAAGCCGAGCCGGAGTGCTTCACGCCGCAGTTCGTGGAGCTGCTCGAAACCCACGTCTGGGGCCAGGGCTTCCCGGCGCCGAGCTTCTGCGGCGAGTTCGACGTGCTGTCGCAGGCCGTGCTGAAGGACAAGCACCTGAAGCTGCAGCTCGGGCGCGGCAAGCAGCGCTTCGAGGCGATCTGGTTCAACCACGCGGAGCCGCTCGGCGCCTCGGCGTACGTGGCCTACCGGCTGGACAACAACACCTTCAACGGCATCACCCGCGTGCAGATGGTGATCGAACATGCGCAGTAG